The following are encoded in a window of Pecten maximus chromosome 17, xPecMax1.1, whole genome shotgun sequence genomic DNA:
- the LOC117315315 gene encoding cytoplasmic polyadenylation element-binding protein 1-like, with translation MTFTIKNELPAVNVEDFDGEAVKFSQQDIFKQINALLDNTLNLTNLCGMNIPPEQTKQAMQGGVPITLPQSALQDIGQTGYDTMYNTAAYPGFQLFSMPASQSHTQQQAYTYPGAVKQDYNYPSQIKQDYTTPSKYSRAIKGVEGRSPCTPNSDYGTLSPSSSLNESALSPVEKMIYSSLMNGGRTGRSMSPSDSDTSGISSEGSDSALVDMMNSLNMGSRNAKPQVHDVATQLFNAQQQQAQVAAQAQAQQQQIIQATSANAAMNSMASQLIHSNRAGGYSVNPMLMANVDPYAIDRAARLHRNAAAMCEASCTWSGQLCPRNHKNPTYSCKVFLGGVPWDITEAGLQSAFNKFGNFKIEWPGKDGYVYLLFESEKAIRSMLQDCTHDFSSGDYYYKISSRRMRAKEVQVIPWIQGDSNYVRQASQRLDSNKTIFVGALHGMMTAESLANIMNDLFGNVVYAGIDTDKHKYPIGSGRVTFSSKKSYMKAVGAAFVEIKTPKFTKKIQIDPYLEDSMCSMCGVQQGPYFCRDMQCFKYFCRTCWYWQHALDALRHHKPVTRNTKTTNLAAAGALSM, from the exons atgacgTTCACAATCAAAAAT GAATTACCAGCTGTCAATGTAGAGGACTTTGATGGGGAAGCTGTGAAGTTCAGTCAGCAGGATATCTTCAAACAAATCAACGCTCTCCTGGACAACACGCTCAATCTGACCAACCTTTGTGGCATGAATATTCCACCAGAACAAACGAAAC AAGCAATGCAAGGTGGGGTTCCGATAACATTACCCCAGTCTGCGCTCCAGGACATTGGACAGACGGGCTacgatacaatgtataacacagCAGCATACCCAG GATTTCAGCTTTTTTCTATGCCTGCCTCCCAGAGCCACACCCAACAGCAGGCGTACACCTACCCCGGGGCAGTGAAGCAGGATTACAACTACCCCAGCCAAATAAAACAGGACTACACAACACCGTCCAAGTACTCCAGGGCCATCAAGGGTGTGGAGGGGCGATCACCGTGTACGCCTAACAG TGACTATGGAACCCTCTCTCCATCCAGCTCGCTGAACGAGTCTGCCCTTTCCCCCGTGGAAAAGATGATTTACTCGAGTCTTATGAATGGCGGCCGAACTGGCAGAAGTATGTCTCCTAGTGATTCCGACACAAGCGGCATCAGCAGTGAAGGCTCGGATAGTGCTCTAGTCGACATGATG AACTCCCTTAACATGGGATCAAGGAACGCAAAACCCCAGGTTCATGACGTAGCCACACAACTCTTCAATGCCCAGCAACAACAGGCTCAAGTGGCCGCACAGGCGCAGGCTCAGCAGCAGCAAATCATTCAGGCCACCAGCGCTAACGCAGCCATGAACTCTATGGCGAGTCAGCTCATCCACTCCAACAGGGCTGGCGGCTATTCCGTCAACCCCATGCTCATGGCCAATGTTGATCCATATGCTATAGATCGAGCCGCTCGTCTCCATAGGAACGCTGCAG CCATGTGTGAAGCCAGCTGTACCTGGAGTGGACAGCTGTGTCCACGTAACCACAAGAATCCTACTTACTCGTGTAAAGTGTTCCTTGGAGGTGTTCCCTGGGACATCACAGAAG CTGGACTTCAGTCAGCCTTCAACAAGTTTGGAAACTTTAAAATTGAATGGCCAGGGAAAGACG GGTATGTGTACTTACTGTTCGAGTCCGAGAAGGCGATCAGATCAATGTTACAGGACTGTACACATGACTTCAGCAGTGGTGATTACTACTACAAAATCTCCAGTCGCAGAATGAGAGCCAAGGAG GTGCAAGTGATCCCTTGGATCCAGGGGGACAGTAACTATGTGCGTCAAGCTTCTCAGAGACTTGACTCCAACAAGACAATATTTGTCGGTGCCCTCCACGGTATGATGACTGCAGAATCCCTGGCCAACATAATGAATGACTTGTTTGGAAATGTGGTCTATGCTGGAATAGACACAGACAAACATAAATACCCTATAG GTAGTGGCCGTGTCACATTCAGCAGCAAGAAGAGCTACATGAAGGCCGTTGGAGCAGCATTTGTCGAGATAAAGACGCCCAAGTTTACAAAAAAG ATCCAGATAGACCCCTACCTGGAGGACTCAATGTGTAGTATGTGTGGTGTCCAGCAGGGTCCATATTTCTGTCGCGATATGCAGTGCTTTAAATACTTCTGTCGCACATGCTGGTATTGGCAGCATGCTCTGGATGCCCTACGACACCACAAACCTGTCACGCGTAACACCAAGACAACCAACCTGGCTGCTGCTGGGGCCCTCAG TATGTAG